A single region of the Oncorhynchus kisutch isolate 150728-3 linkage group LG30, Okis_V2, whole genome shotgun sequence genome encodes:
- the snap47 gene encoding synaptosomal-associated protein 47 isoform X1, producing MTSPNRDIPIHSWPGSYYINSEKRWEAGTLSLTRTILRFTSDQSKENLVGFRLTRIMEIKMESSSFIFSTLTVLEQGNLKHWFGSLRPNRLVVYNVLEHFWKERLLSPSTEVQGAEAQPTKGRELINLVAGAQRRLEDTGNVLHHQGEQFDNVMQGLDKIDSDLGVADKLLSELQSPPWWPFGKLPWKSQQDANAKYAAREATCKGTATGKHRVITSIPAIVSRGGDSDLKPGCLMVMVSSLEVRDTNYVLLHRFERDEVDDIRVHNPYEISVRQRFIGKPDICFRLLSAKMPEAMSMLEMQYKKKVEYTSEYSAFKTTPATTPGDQNQRLIWNAAGLQQYQETEVPSTVPGGELSQVHLHVLKPEVTQAEVQELRQMLMQLKNLALEAETELERQDEGLDVLTTSTDQATMHIDKHTCRMKRLLCRCQ from the exons ATGACAAGCCCAAACCGAGACATCCCCATCCACAGCTGGCCAGGCTCCTACTACATCAATAGCGAGAAGCGCTGGGAGGCCGGGACCCTGTCCCTGACCCGCACCATATTGCGCTTCACCTCAGACCAGAGCAAAGAGAACCTGGTTGGCTTCCGCCTCACCAGGATCATGGAGATCAAGATGGAGTCGTCCAGCTTCATCTTCAGCACTCTGACTGTGTTGGAACAGGGGAATCTCAAGCACTGGTTCGGCTCACTGAGGCCCAACCGGTTGGTGGTCTACAATGTCCTGGAGCATTtctggaaggagaggttgttgtcccccTCTACTGAGGTCCAGGGGGCCGAGGCACAGCCCACCAAGGGGAGGGAGCTGATTAACCTGGTGGCAGGGGCTCAAAGACGGCTAGAGGACACAGGGAATGTCCTCCACCACCAGGGAGAGCAGTTTGATAACGTCATGCAGGGCCTGGACAAGATCGACTCTGATCTGGGCGTGGCAGACAA GCTACTGTCTGAACTGCAGTCTCCCCCTTGGTGGCCTTTTGGCAAATTACCCTGGAAGAGTCAGCAAGATGCCAATGCTAAGTATGCTGCCAGAGAGGCCACTTGTAAGGGAACAGCAACAGGCAAGCACAGAGTGATCACCAGCATACCAGCCATCGTTTCCAGAGGTGGAGACTCGGACCTGAAGCCTGGCTGCTTGATGGTGATGGTCTCCTCTTTAGAAGTCCGAGACACAAACTATGTGCTCCTCCACCGCTTTGAGAGGGACGAGGTGGATGACATCCGGGTGCACAACCCTTATGAGATCAGTGTGAGGCAGAGGTTCATAGGGAAGCCAGACATATGCTTCAGACTCCTGTCGGCTAAAATGCCGGAGGCCATGTCTATGCTAGAGATGCAGTATAAGAAGAAGGTAGAGTACACGAGTGAGTACTCTGCCTTTAAGACGACCCCAGCCACAACCCCAGGTGACCAGAATCAACGTTTAATATGGAATGCAG CAGGCTTGCAGCAGTACCAGGAGACAGAGGTCCCCAGTACGGTCCCAGGAGGAGAGCTTTCCCAGGTGCATCTACATGTCCTTAAGCCAGAGGTTACTCAGGCTGAGGTTCAGGAGCTCCGACAG aTGCTAATGCAGCTGAAAAATCTTGCTCTGGAGGCTGAGACTGAGCTGGAGAGGCAAGACGAGGGCCTGGATGTTCTGACCACCTCTACGGACCAGGCCACCATGCACATAGACAAACACACCTGCCGCATGAAAAGGCTGCT TTGCAGGTGTCAGTAA
- the snap47 gene encoding synaptosomal-associated protein 47 isoform X2 codes for MTSPNRDIPIHSWPGSYYINSEKRWEAGTLSLTRTILRFTSDQSKENLVGFRLTRIMEIKMESSSFIFSTLTVLEQGNLKHWFGSLRPNRLVVYNVLEHFWKERLLSPSTEVQGAEAQPTKGRELINLVAGAQRRLEDTGNVLHHQGEQFDNVMQGLDKIDSDLGVADKLLSELQSPPWWPFGKLPWKSQQDANAKYAAREATCKGTATGKHRVITSIPAIVSRGGDSDLKPGCLMVMVSSLEVRDTNYVLLHRFERDEVDDIRVHNPYEISVRQRFIGKPDICFRLLSAKMPEAMSMLEMQYKKKVEYTSEYSAFKTTPATTPGDQNQRLIWNAGLQQYQETEVPSTVPGGELSQVHLHVLKPEVTQAEVQELRQMLMQLKNLALEAETELERQDEGLDVLTTSTDQATMHIDKHTCRMKRLLCRCQ; via the exons ATGACAAGCCCAAACCGAGACATCCCCATCCACAGCTGGCCAGGCTCCTACTACATCAATAGCGAGAAGCGCTGGGAGGCCGGGACCCTGTCCCTGACCCGCACCATATTGCGCTTCACCTCAGACCAGAGCAAAGAGAACCTGGTTGGCTTCCGCCTCACCAGGATCATGGAGATCAAGATGGAGTCGTCCAGCTTCATCTTCAGCACTCTGACTGTGTTGGAACAGGGGAATCTCAAGCACTGGTTCGGCTCACTGAGGCCCAACCGGTTGGTGGTCTACAATGTCCTGGAGCATTtctggaaggagaggttgttgtcccccTCTACTGAGGTCCAGGGGGCCGAGGCACAGCCCACCAAGGGGAGGGAGCTGATTAACCTGGTGGCAGGGGCTCAAAGACGGCTAGAGGACACAGGGAATGTCCTCCACCACCAGGGAGAGCAGTTTGATAACGTCATGCAGGGCCTGGACAAGATCGACTCTGATCTGGGCGTGGCAGACAA GCTACTGTCTGAACTGCAGTCTCCCCCTTGGTGGCCTTTTGGCAAATTACCCTGGAAGAGTCAGCAAGATGCCAATGCTAAGTATGCTGCCAGAGAGGCCACTTGTAAGGGAACAGCAACAGGCAAGCACAGAGTGATCACCAGCATACCAGCCATCGTTTCCAGAGGTGGAGACTCGGACCTGAAGCCTGGCTGCTTGATGGTGATGGTCTCCTCTTTAGAAGTCCGAGACACAAACTATGTGCTCCTCCACCGCTTTGAGAGGGACGAGGTGGATGACATCCGGGTGCACAACCCTTATGAGATCAGTGTGAGGCAGAGGTTCATAGGGAAGCCAGACATATGCTTCAGACTCCTGTCGGCTAAAATGCCGGAGGCCATGTCTATGCTAGAGATGCAGTATAAGAAGAAGGTAGAGTACACGAGTGAGTACTCTGCCTTTAAGACGACCCCAGCCACAACCCCAGGTGACCAGAATCAACGTTTAATATGGAATGCAG GCTTGCAGCAGTACCAGGAGACAGAGGTCCCCAGTACGGTCCCAGGAGGAGAGCTTTCCCAGGTGCATCTACATGTCCTTAAGCCAGAGGTTACTCAGGCTGAGGTTCAGGAGCTCCGACAG aTGCTAATGCAGCTGAAAAATCTTGCTCTGGAGGCTGAGACTGAGCTGGAGAGGCAAGACGAGGGCCTGGATGTTCTGACCACCTCTACGGACCAGGCCACCATGCACATAGACAAACACACCTGCCGCATGAAAAGGCTGCT TTGCAGGTGTCAGTAA